A genomic window from Methanophagales archaeon includes:
- a CDS encoding GTP-binding protein: MSSNRSSIDDDIKQIEDEIRRTPYNKATSHHIGRLKAKLARLRERKLAKATATATGKGTGTGFDIKRAGDATVAMVGFPSVGKSTLLNRLTNANAEVASYDFTTLRVIPGTLHYKGTRIQILDVPGLIQGASYGRGRGKEVISALRNADLILFILDITNNAVKQHEILARELYNSGIRINSRPPNVSIHKLSRGGIRIESTVEVDEDFIRAVLTEYRIHNAEVIIREREPITPEEFIDAVIGNRKYLDAITVINKIDLAEPSMLESIRKRYPDAVFISAEGNINLEALKERIYAALGFIQIYMKPQGAPPDMHNPLVLRRYSTVADACAAIHRDFLAKFRYAQIWGRSVKYAGQRVGLTHVLADGDIVSIVLRR, from the coding sequence ATGAGCAGCAATAGAAGTAGCATTGATGATGATATAAAACAAATTGAGGATGAAATCCGGAGAACGCCCTACAATAAGGCTACTTCTCATCACATCGGACGCCTGAAAGCGAAACTGGCACGTCTGAGGGAGCGCAAGCTGGCAAAGGCAACAGCAACAGCAACGGGTAAAGGCACAGGCACAGGTTTCGATATAAAGCGAGCAGGCGATGCCACTGTCGCTATGGTTGGTTTTCCTTCTGTTGGAAAATCCACATTGCTCAATCGTCTAACCAATGCCAATGCCGAGGTCGCTTCTTACGATTTCACCACTCTCAGGGTCATTCCCGGTACGCTCCATTATAAAGGTACTCGCATCCAGATACTCGATGTACCCGGACTAATACAGGGTGCTTCTTACGGTCGTGGCAGGGGCAAGGAGGTCATTTCGGCATTACGAAACGCCGATTTGATCCTCTTCATCCTTGATATAACCAATAACGCGGTGAAGCAACATGAGATATTAGCGAGGGAGCTATATAACTCCGGCATCAGAATCAATTCCAGACCACCAAATGTGAGCATCCATAAATTGAGCCGTGGTGGAATAAGAATCGAGAGTACAGTGGAGGTTGATGAGGATTTCATTCGTGCTGTACTGACAGAATACAGGATACACAATGCCGAGGTTATTATAAGGGAAAGAGAACCAATCACACCTGAAGAGTTCATAGATGCCGTTATCGGTAATCGCAAATATCTCGATGCAATCACAGTGATAAACAAGATAGACCTCGCTGAGCCTTCAATGCTTGAGAGTATCCGCAAACGGTATCCTGATGCCGTCTTCATCTCTGCCGAAGGTAATATCAACCTTGAAGCACTAAAAGAGAGAATTTATGCTGCACTGGGGTTCATACAGATATATATGAAGCCCCAGGGCGCTCCTCCTGATATGCATAATCCTCTGGTCTTGAGACGATACTCCACTGTCGCCGATGCCTGTGCCGCGATCCATCGCGATTTCTTAGCTAAATTCCGCTATGCTCAGATATGGGGACGTTCGGTTAAGTATGCGGGGCAGCGTGTAGGGCTCACTCATGTACTCGCGGATGGTGATATTGTGAGTATAGTGCTCCGAAGATGA
- a CDS encoding 1-(5-phosphoribosyl)-5-[(5-phosphoribosylamino)methylideneamino]imidazole-4-carboxamide isomerase — protein MGLEFEIIPAIDLKGGRCVQLQQGKRDAVLFSAENPVKIALHWLSLGVSRLHIIDLDAALQEGYDNFGIITEIVRQVKGRAKIQVGGGIRSYKAALRLLNLGVERIIFGTAMLKSPQLVRRIADEFSPRRVMIALDVRHGKVAIDGWREVTGIEAREAVKMASNIGAGSLLFTNIDVEGLMGGINIAIIKEILSYTTLPVVVSGGITSVEDIAQIEEAGASGVVIGSALYTGKLRLEEALRLRRRQDSNL, from the coding sequence ATGGGACTTGAATTTGAAATCATACCCGCGATAGACCTGAAAGGGGGCAGATGTGTCCAATTGCAGCAGGGTAAGAGAGATGCAGTGCTATTCTCCGCTGAGAACCCTGTGAAGATTGCGCTTCACTGGCTCAGCCTGGGCGTATCACGTTTGCACATAATAGACCTGGATGCGGCTCTTCAGGAGGGTTATGATAACTTCGGGATCATCACCGAGATAGTGAGGCAGGTAAAAGGGCGCGCGAAAATTCAGGTTGGGGGAGGGATCAGGAGTTATAAAGCAGCTCTTCGGCTCCTCAACCTGGGTGTTGAGAGGATAATATTCGGAACTGCAATGCTTAAATCACCTCAACTTGTGCGACGAATAGCCGATGAGTTCTCACCACGGAGGGTGATGATCGCCCTGGATGTGCGCCATGGTAAGGTGGCGATAGACGGCTGGCGCGAGGTAACCGGGATAGAAGCGAGGGAAGCGGTGAAGATGGCATCAAATATAGGTGCAGGCAGTCTCCTCTTCACGAATATAGATGTCGAAGGCTTGATGGGGGGTATAAACATCGCTATTATAAAAGAGATACTCAGTTATACTACCCTGCCTGTGGTGGTATCAGGGGGGATAACCTCAGTGGAAGACATAGCACAGATAGAAGAAGCAGGTGCCAGTGGGGTGGTGATAGGCAGTGCTTTATACACTGGCAAGCTAAGGTTGGAAGAGGCTTTACGCCTACGCCGCCGACAGGACTCGAACCTGTGA
- a CDS encoding polyprenyl synthetase family protein: MEDEELLHAEVRYFNCRLSEVIEQRTRSSKSGKILSDALNYIRDTGGKRLRPIICMLAAEAVGGSREKALSTAIAIELLHNATLAHDDTIDENNIRRRNPSNPARFGAKNAILMGDLLLGFACEMLAECGEPEVVKVVMNALADIALGQYQEFMLRLRDLSEVTERAYMEVVELKTASAFMASAEAGAMLGCGGEIELENLRNYGKNLGVAFQIQDDILDICGDPAKTGKPVGLDIKNRERTILVIHALNHSNDVDRAYIEGIMSGTGEVTSSDIERVREIFINSHSIKYAIALSRGLILDAKSNLESLEDTEARYKLQLIADLVTMRIEEQAHEDYLKY, from the coding sequence ATGGAAGATGAAGAACTGTTACATGCGGAGGTGCGATATTTCAATTGCAGATTGTCGGAGGTAATAGAACAGAGAACACGCAGCAGCAAGAGTGGTAAGATACTATCTGACGCACTGAATTATATAAGAGATACCGGAGGTAAGCGACTTCGTCCTATCATCTGTATGCTCGCGGCTGAGGCGGTTGGGGGTTCACGTGAGAAAGCTCTCTCCACTGCTATTGCCATCGAATTATTACATAACGCCACCCTTGCTCATGATGATACTATAGATGAGAATAACATAAGGAGGAGGAACCCATCCAATCCTGCGAGGTTTGGAGCGAAGAATGCAATATTGATGGGAGACCTTCTGCTTGGATTCGCATGTGAGATGCTGGCGGAATGTGGTGAGCCCGAGGTGGTGAAGGTAGTGATGAACGCACTCGCAGACATAGCTCTGGGGCAGTATCAGGAGTTCATGCTCCGATTACGGGACCTGAGCGAAGTGACAGAGCGAGCATACATGGAGGTTGTGGAATTGAAGACTGCTTCAGCTTTTATGGCAAGTGCGGAGGCGGGCGCTATGCTTGGCTGTGGCGGAGAGATAGAACTTGAGAATCTTCGCAATTATGGTAAGAACCTGGGTGTGGCATTCCAGATTCAGGATGATATACTTGATATCTGCGGTGACCCGGCGAAGACAGGGAAACCAGTGGGGCTGGACATAAAGAATAGAGAACGAACTATTCTTGTGATTCACGCATTAAATCACTCCAACGATGTGGATAGGGCATATATAGAAGGTATCATGTCAGGTACTGGAGAAGTCACCAGTTCGGATATAGAGCGGGTCAGGGAGATATTTATCAACTCGCATTCGATAAAATACGCGATTGCACTATCAAGAGGGCTAATACTGGATGCCAAAAGCAATTTAGAGAGCCTGGAAGATACAGAAGCGAGATATAAACTGCAGCTAATCGCTGATTTAGTGACGATGAGGATAGAAGAGCAGGCGCATGAGGATTATTTGAAATACTGA
- a CDS encoding amidohydrolase family protein: METMNEMDELILSGKFAYGRAFEDREGYIVIKDGAIKEIGAEAGVDGAIKGFIIPSLINAHTHIGDSVAKEPDFMPLEVLVGPGGFKERILAETPYEVLLNAMKDTINDIFLCGAQLFGDFREGGLIGVNALKAAFEASGMKLRMKMKIFGRPGPGNGVAGDADAILGAVDGIGMSSTADCSRDVLKDLADAARNCGKVFALHAGERNTADIEDAIELEPDFIVHLTKASRKHLQRMYDKDIGAVVCLRSNIVTGVGVPPIREMLDSGLIVGVGTDNVMLNSPDMFHEMEFISKLLRLDEHEILKMCTWNSARILKEDKVGLIEEGMSANLVVIRADTPNMRGVTNWLRGVVRRATRADIGAILYEGKPYLYSRTQLPGF, translated from the coding sequence ATGGAAACAATGAACGAAATGGACGAGCTGATCCTTTCTGGGAAGTTCGCCTATGGCAGAGCATTTGAGGATAGAGAGGGGTACATAGTTATAAAGGATGGCGCAATAAAAGAGATAGGTGCAGAAGCTGGCGTGGATGGTGCGATAAAAGGTTTCATTATTCCCTCACTCATCAATGCACACACGCACATTGGCGATTCCGTAGCGAAGGAGCCGGATTTCATGCCATTGGAGGTGCTGGTAGGTCCTGGTGGGTTCAAAGAGCGAATACTGGCGGAGACACCCTATGAAGTGCTGCTGAATGCGATGAAAGATACAATAAATGATATCTTTTTGTGTGGGGCACAGCTTTTTGGCGATTTCCGGGAAGGCGGTCTTATAGGTGTGAATGCATTAAAAGCGGCATTTGAAGCGAGTGGTATGAAATTAAGGATGAAGATGAAGATATTTGGTAGACCAGGACCAGGTAATGGTGTGGCTGGTGATGCTGATGCTATACTTGGGGCTGTGGATGGAATAGGAATGAGCAGTACCGCGGATTGTAGTCGGGATGTACTCAAAGACCTGGCAGATGCGGCACGTAACTGTGGTAAGGTCTTTGCACTTCATGCTGGAGAACGAAATACTGCTGATATCGAGGATGCGATAGAGCTTGAGCCAGATTTTATTGTGCATCTGACGAAGGCGTCACGGAAGCACCTCCAGCGGATGTATGATAAGGACATTGGTGCGGTGGTTTGCCTTCGGTCCAATATAGTAACGGGCGTGGGAGTGCCCCCGATACGCGAGATGCTCGATTCTGGCTTGATTGTGGGTGTGGGCACTGATAATGTAATGCTCAATTCACCAGACATGTTCCATGAGATGGAATTCATATCGAAGCTCCTCAGACTTGATGAGCACGAGATATTGAAGATGTGCACGTGGAATTCAGCCCGGATACTGAAGGAGGATAAGGTAGGGTTGATAGAGGAGGGTATGAGTGCGAATCTGGTAGTAATAAGGGCGGATACCCCGAATATGAGGGGCGTAACTAACTGGCTGAGAGGTGTGGTGCGAAGAGCGACACGCGCGGATATAGGAGCGATTTTATACGAAGGTAAACCTTATTTATATTCACGTACCCAGCTCCCAGGATTCTAA
- a CDS encoding adenosylhomocysteinase produces MTQDYIVSDIKLAEAGKKRIEWIRGRMPVLNMIKERYEREKPLDNVKIMACLHVTVETANLILTLRAGGADMALTAANPLSTQDDIAAALAASGISVYAFRGETEEEYYNCINEALKIEPTVVLDDGGDGITAVHAAGMASSVKGACEETTTGVIRHRARARDRKLGFPVIAVNDAETKKMFDNRYGTGQSTLHGIMNAANILLAGRVVVVAGYGWCGRGVALRAKGLGSSVVVVETNPRKALEAVMDGYRVMPMREAAKIGDLFITATGDISVIRSEHFRLMKDGAILANTGHFNVEINVKELEQLAVEKHPIKDNVDEYRLEDGRKLYLLSEGRIVNLTAAYGHPPEVMDMSFSNQALCVRYIVENHEQLNKEVYPVPAEIDEEVAKLKLKSMGIEVEELTPEQHEYLESWELGT; encoded by the coding sequence ATGACGCAGGATTATATAGTTAGCGATATAAAGCTCGCAGAAGCAGGAAAGAAGCGAATAGAGTGGATAAGAGGGCGAATGCCTGTTCTTAACATGATAAAGGAGCGATACGAGCGTGAGAAGCCACTGGATAATGTGAAGATAATGGCATGCCTCCACGTCACTGTGGAAACTGCGAATCTTATACTGACATTGAGAGCCGGTGGTGCGGATATGGCGTTAACGGCTGCCAATCCTCTCTCTACACAGGATGATATAGCGGCTGCATTGGCTGCCAGTGGTATAAGCGTATATGCATTTCGAGGTGAGACTGAGGAGGAATATTACAACTGCATAAATGAAGCGCTTAAGATAGAACCCACAGTGGTACTTGATGATGGTGGTGATGGCATCACAGCGGTTCATGCTGCGGGAATGGCTTCTTCAGTAAAGGGTGCGTGTGAAGAGACCACAACGGGTGTGATAAGGCATCGTGCGAGAGCACGGGATAGGAAGTTAGGCTTTCCTGTTATCGCAGTTAACGATGCAGAGACGAAGAAGATGTTTGATAACAGGTATGGCACCGGGCAATCAACCCTGCATGGAATAATGAATGCAGCCAATATACTGCTTGCCGGGCGAGTGGTAGTGGTGGCTGGCTATGGCTGGTGTGGACGTGGCGTGGCATTAAGAGCGAAAGGACTTGGTTCTTCGGTGGTAGTAGTGGAGACGAATCCGCGTAAAGCACTGGAAGCCGTTATGGACGGCTACCGGGTAATGCCAATGCGAGAAGCGGCTAAGATAGGTGACCTGTTCATCACAGCAACCGGCGATATCTCGGTTATCAGGAGCGAGCATTTCAGGCTAATGAAAGATGGTGCTATCCTTGCCAATACCGGGCACTTCAATGTCGAGATAAATGTGAAGGAGCTGGAGCAGTTAGCAGTTGAGAAACACCCGATAAAAGATAATGTGGATGAATATCGGCTTGAAGATGGCAGGAAGCTATATCTGCTCTCAGAGGGACGAATAGTGAATCTCACTGCCGCATACGGACATCCGCCTGAGGTGATGGATATGAGCTTCTCAAATCAGGCTTTGTGTGTGCGCTACATCGTTGAGAACCACGAACAGCTCAATAAAGAGGTATATCCGGTTCCTGCTGAGATAGACGAGGAGGTAGCGAAATTGAAACTGAAGTCAATGGGTATAGAGGTAGAAGAACTGACACCCGAGCAGCATGAATATTTAGAATCCTGGGAGCTGGGTACGTGA
- a CDS encoding DUF655 domain-containing protein: MRGHEKRGRAGRRSIDKKRETYARVLDYLPYGHPDDKRPVYQKKPLVQAVGEERFVLMELSPKKNKIPAVHDRVYIGEGEREVIDHVVKKLKYEDLTQTAKLELRYVIEEIVKANEARFIKVFNNAKPITTRLHTLDLFPGIGKKLMWAILEERKKGEFTSFEDLANRVKGLYHPEKIIAKRIEDEIMDENVKYRIFTA; encoded by the coding sequence ATGAGAGGGCATGAGAAGCGGGGGCGGGCAGGTAGACGGAGTATAGATAAGAAACGTGAGACTTATGCGCGTGTCCTCGATTATCTACCCTATGGACATCCTGATGATAAGCGCCCGGTATATCAGAAGAAGCCGCTTGTACAGGCGGTAGGCGAGGAGAGGTTTGTTCTGATGGAGTTATCACCAAAGAAGAATAAGATACCCGCAGTTCATGACAGGGTGTATATAGGGGAAGGAGAGCGGGAAGTGATAGACCATGTGGTGAAGAAGCTGAAGTATGAAGACTTAACACAGACGGCGAAGCTGGAGCTGAGGTATGTGATTGAGGAGATAGTGAAGGCAAATGAAGCTCGATTCATAAAGGTATTCAATAATGCGAAGCCCATCACCACACGATTACATACACTTGATTTGTTCCCGGGCATAGGTAAGAAACTGATGTGGGCGATACTGGAAGAGCGTAAGAAGGGAGAATTTACAAGCTTTGAGGACCTCGCAAATAGAGTTAAAGGGCTTTATCATCCCGAGAAGATAATAGCGAAGCGGATAGAGGATGAGATAATGGATGAGAATGTGAAATATAGGATATTCACCGCGTGA
- a CDS encoding formate--phosphoribosylaminoimidazolecarboxamide ligase family protein has translation MIARSEIEEVLVDYDLDKVIVGVLGSHSALDVCDGAKEEGFKTLVIAEKGREELYTKYFIRKEINGLQKGVVDENLVVSRFADMMSDTIQDELRSRNTLFIPNRSFVVYTGIDNVEDRFKVPLVGSRDMLRIEEREEEKSYYWLCEQAGIPTPEEYKAEDIDTLVMVKLPHAKMRLERGFFTAKDRAEYREKSQRLIQKGIITADDLANARIERYVIGPVFNFDFFYSPIDDELELLGVDWRFESNLDGMARIPRTQELPEKLRDPLMIVVGHASATLRESLLNRVMPIAERFVKFAKEEYSAGIIGPFCLQTIVDENMDFWVYDIATRIGGGTNIHMYSGHPYGNALFRTNMSSGRRLALEIRRAIALDKVDKIVT, from the coding sequence ATGATAGCGAGAAGCGAGATAGAAGAAGTTCTGGTAGATTATGACCTTGATAAGGTAATTGTTGGTGTGCTGGGGTCGCATTCGGCACTCGATGTCTGTGATGGAGCGAAGGAGGAGGGTTTCAAGACCCTTGTGATTGCAGAGAAGGGCAGGGAAGAGCTATATACGAAATATTTCATACGCAAGGAGATAAATGGCTTGCAAAAGGGTGTGGTGGATGAGAACCTGGTTGTATCCCGGTTCGCGGATATGATGAGCGATACGATACAGGATGAACTCAGGTCCAGGAACACGTTATTCATTCCAAATCGCTCATTTGTGGTGTATACGGGCATAGATAACGTTGAGGATAGGTTCAAAGTGCCGCTGGTGGGTAGCCGGGATATGCTCAGGATAGAAGAGAGGGAGGAGGAGAAGAGTTATTACTGGCTATGCGAACAAGCAGGTATACCAACGCCGGAGGAGTATAAAGCTGAAGATATAGACACCCTGGTGATGGTGAAGCTGCCACATGCAAAGATGCGACTCGAGCGAGGGTTCTTTACAGCAAAAGACCGCGCTGAATACCGTGAGAAGTCGCAGCGATTGATACAGAAGGGCATAATCACCGCTGATGACCTCGCGAATGCACGAATTGAGCGATATGTGATAGGTCCAGTATTCAACTTTGATTTCTTTTATTCGCCAATAGACGATGAATTAGAGCTTCTTGGCGTTGATTGGCGCTTCGAATCGAATCTTGATGGTATGGCGCGGATACCGAGGACACAGGAATTGCCGGAGAAGCTGAGAGATCCATTAATGATAGTGGTTGGACATGCATCTGCGACACTGAGGGAGAGTCTTCTTAACAGGGTGATGCCAATAGCGGAGAGGTTTGTGAAATTTGCAAAGGAGGAGTATTCCGCAGGTATAATAGGTCCTTTCTGCTTGCAGACGATTGTAGATGAGAATATGGATTTCTGGGTCTATGATATCGCTACCCGAATAGGTGGGGGGACGAATATACACATGTATAGTGGGCATCCATATGGCAATGCA